In the genome of Cutibacterium equinum, one region contains:
- the dusB gene encoding tRNA dihydrouridine synthase DusB encodes MAGVTNAAFRQLCAEQGAGLYVCEMITSRGLVYGDHKTHDMLAFADCEDVRSVQLYGVDPAMVGEATSILCEKYGVNHVDLNFGCPVPKVTRKGGGGVLPWKRDRFAAVVSAAVQAGDAHGVPVTVKTRIGIDPDHITYLDSARIAVDSGSAGVCLHARTVAEAYAGHSHWDAIGDLVEAVDVPVIGNGDIWEASDAMTMVEQTGCAGVEVGRGCLGRPWLFRDLADAFAGRDTTTLPTLGEVCTMIRRHAELLVKYQGIHGLVDMRKHMAWYLKGFPVGGQTRHALGQISSFEELDALLATLDHDAPFPVKELGKARGRQGAPRRKVVMPHGWLDSRTLDDDDLSAAEIDASGG; translated from the coding sequence ATGGCCGGCGTCACCAATGCCGCCTTCCGTCAGCTGTGCGCTGAGCAGGGGGCAGGGCTCTACGTCTGCGAGATGATCACCTCTCGCGGCCTGGTCTACGGCGATCACAAGACCCACGACATGCTGGCCTTCGCCGACTGCGAAGATGTGCGCTCGGTGCAGTTGTACGGGGTTGACCCCGCAATGGTCGGTGAGGCGACGTCGATCCTGTGTGAGAAGTACGGGGTGAACCACGTCGACCTCAATTTCGGCTGCCCGGTGCCCAAGGTCACCCGCAAGGGTGGTGGGGGAGTCCTGCCCTGGAAGCGTGACCGGTTCGCCGCCGTCGTCTCCGCTGCCGTCCAGGCCGGCGACGCCCACGGGGTTCCGGTCACCGTCAAGACTCGTATCGGCATCGACCCCGACCACATCACCTATCTCGACTCTGCCCGCATCGCCGTCGACTCCGGATCCGCTGGGGTGTGCTTGCACGCGCGCACCGTAGCCGAGGCCTATGCCGGGCACTCTCACTGGGACGCCATCGGAGACCTCGTCGAGGCTGTCGACGTCCCGGTCATCGGGAATGGCGACATCTGGGAGGCCAGTGACGCCATGACCATGGTCGAGCAGACCGGGTGCGCCGGGGTCGAGGTCGGGCGTGGCTGCCTGGGCCGCCCTTGGCTGTTCCGTGACCTGGCTGACGCCTTCGCTGGTCGTGACACGACCACCTTGCCGACCTTGGGTGAGGTGTGCACGATGATCCGACGTCACGCCGAATTGCTCGTGAAATACCAGGGAATCCACGGCCTGGTCGACATGCGCAAGCACATGGCCTGGTACCTCAAGGGTTTCCCGGTGGGTGGGCAGACCCGCCACGCTCTGGGTCAGATTTCCAGCTTCGAGGAACTCGACGCGCTGTTGGCCACCTTGGACCACGACGCGCCCTTCCCGGTCAAAGAGCTTGGCAAGGCCCGCGGGCGGCAAGGGGCCCCGCGTCGCAAAGTCGTCATGCCGCACGGTTGGCTCGATTCGCGCACCCTTGACGATGACGATCTTTCGGCCGCCGAGATCGACGCGTCCGGAGGCTGA
- the cysK gene encoding cysteine synthase A, with product MAKIAHDVTELIGNTPLVKINKLFPESQATVLAKLEFFNPASSVKDRIAKSIIDAAEASGQLKPGGTIVEATSGNTGVGLALVGAARGYKVIITMPETMSKERRAIIRLLGAELVLTPGADGVPGANAKAAEIVKETPGAILASQFDNPANPAVHHDTTGEEIWNDTDGKVDAIVAGIGTGGTISGAGKYLKAKNPEVKTFGAEPAESPVITKGEKAPHKIQGWGPGFVPENLDTSVVDEILLVPGDEAIALARRAAAEEGIITGISGGGALQAAGQVAARPEFAGKTIVVVIADTGERYLSTALFEGLVD from the coding sequence ATGGCAAAGATCGCTCACGACGTCACCGAACTCATCGGCAACACCCCGCTGGTCAAGATCAACAAGCTCTTCCCGGAGTCACAGGCCACCGTGCTGGCCAAGCTGGAGTTCTTCAACCCCGCCTCCAGCGTCAAGGACCGTATCGCCAAGTCGATCATCGACGCCGCTGAGGCCTCCGGGCAGCTCAAGCCGGGCGGAACCATCGTCGAGGCCACCTCCGGCAACACCGGCGTCGGCCTGGCCCTCGTCGGTGCAGCGCGCGGCTACAAGGTCATCATCACCATGCCCGAGACGATGTCCAAGGAGCGTCGCGCCATCATTCGCCTCCTGGGCGCCGAACTCGTGCTCACCCCGGGGGCTGACGGCGTCCCGGGAGCCAACGCCAAGGCCGCAGAGATCGTCAAGGAAACCCCCGGCGCCATCCTGGCCAGCCAGTTCGACAACCCGGCCAACCCGGCGGTCCATCACGACACCACCGGCGAGGAGATTTGGAACGATACTGACGGCAAGGTTGACGCCATCGTCGCAGGCATCGGCACTGGCGGCACCATCAGCGGTGCCGGTAAGTACCTCAAGGCCAAGAATCCTGAGGTGAAGACCTTCGGCGCCGAGCCCGCCGAGTCCCCGGTCATCACCAAGGGCGAGAAGGCCCCGCACAAGATTCAGGGCTGGGGCCCGGGCTTCGTGCCGGAAAACCTCGACACGTCCGTCGTCGACGAGATTCTTCTGGTCCCTGGTGACGAGGCCATCGCACTGGCCCGCCGCGCCGCCGCCGAGGAGGGCATCATCACCGGTATCTCCGGTGGCGGCGCTCTGCAGGCCGCCGGCCAGGTAGCCGCTCGTCCGGAGTTTGCCGGCAAGACGATCGTCGTCGTCATCGCCGATACCGGTGAGCGTTACCTGTCGACCGCTCTCTTCGAGGGCCTCGTCGACTGA
- the dnaG gene encoding DNA primase, translated as MGRIMSMAGRINEEDIALVRERARIDEVVGEYVALRNAGGGSLKGLCPFHDEKTPSFQVTPSRGLFYCFGCGEGGDTISFVQKIDNLTFAEAVQRLADKVGVQLRIVDDGRPGLEPGLRMQILAANDAAAEFFQAQMSTKEGQIARDFVAGRGFSPDAAVQFGMGYAPRGGHVLRDYLLAKGFTPKVLIESGLVRSQGWDFFQGRVLWPIKDSGKSVLGFGARRVYDDDRLPAKYVNTPETPVYKKSHVLYGLDMARANIGKKSQAVIVEGYTDVMAAHLSGVDTAVAACGTAFGEDHARLIQRLMGNSGSLNGEVIFTFDGDAAGQKAALKAFRDDKQFSAQTYVAIEPTGLDPCDLLMQRGPEAVRELVARRVPLYRYVMENTVGQFDLDRADGRLAAIRAAAPLVTSIRDQSLVDGYLRELSQVVGADIDVVRREVSRAGKQHHREPELTVMPPSQDQPQQPAGIPWPDPADMSLAVERGFLKLALQYPELFDEEWDQVEVEDLRHPAYRAVFEAILSVPRGQDRWAEKVGEATSDPQVKQLEVALLVEPVLREDPDRSYAAAYAARVRLLSVTDDIANLKSRLQRTNPNQDRKLYDAMFSDLVALEALRKSLILAGGATSA; from the coding sequence ATGGGTAGGATCATGAGCATGGCTGGCCGGATCAACGAGGAGGACATCGCGCTGGTCCGGGAACGAGCGCGGATCGACGAGGTTGTTGGTGAGTACGTCGCCCTGCGCAACGCCGGCGGCGGTTCCCTCAAGGGGCTGTGTCCTTTTCACGACGAGAAGACACCCAGTTTCCAGGTGACCCCCTCTCGCGGACTGTTCTACTGCTTCGGTTGTGGAGAAGGCGGTGACACGATCTCCTTCGTCCAGAAGATCGACAACCTGACCTTCGCCGAGGCCGTCCAGCGTCTTGCCGACAAGGTCGGGGTTCAGCTGCGCATCGTCGATGACGGCCGTCCCGGTCTGGAACCAGGACTGCGCATGCAAATTCTGGCCGCCAATGATGCGGCCGCGGAGTTTTTCCAGGCTCAGATGTCGACGAAGGAGGGCCAGATCGCCCGAGACTTCGTCGCCGGACGCGGATTCTCCCCCGATGCCGCGGTGCAATTCGGGATGGGATATGCGCCGCGCGGCGGGCACGTACTGCGTGACTATCTGCTGGCGAAGGGGTTCACCCCCAAAGTTCTCATCGAATCGGGTCTGGTGCGTTCCCAGGGTTGGGACTTCTTCCAGGGGCGGGTTCTGTGGCCGATCAAAGATTCCGGGAAGTCGGTCCTGGGCTTTGGGGCCAGACGGGTTTACGACGATGATCGTCTGCCGGCAAAGTACGTCAACACGCCGGAGACCCCGGTCTACAAGAAATCCCACGTTCTCTACGGCCTTGACATGGCTCGAGCCAACATCGGCAAGAAGAGTCAGGCCGTCATCGTCGAGGGATACACCGATGTCATGGCGGCGCACCTGTCCGGCGTCGACACAGCTGTTGCAGCGTGTGGCACGGCATTCGGCGAGGACCACGCCAGACTCATCCAGCGTCTCATGGGCAACAGCGGCTCTCTCAACGGCGAGGTCATCTTCACCTTCGACGGTGACGCCGCCGGCCAGAAGGCTGCCCTCAAGGCCTTTCGCGATGACAAGCAGTTCTCCGCCCAGACGTACGTGGCCATCGAACCCACCGGACTCGATCCATGCGACCTGCTCATGCAGCGCGGCCCCGAGGCCGTCAGGGAGCTGGTGGCCCGACGGGTGCCGTTGTACCGCTACGTCATGGAGAACACCGTCGGCCAGTTCGACCTCGACCGGGCGGACGGACGTCTCGCCGCGATCCGGGCGGCAGCCCCACTCGTGACGAGTATTCGTGACCAGTCCCTGGTTGACGGTTACCTGCGCGAGCTGTCCCAGGTGGTGGGAGCCGACATCGACGTGGTGCGTCGTGAGGTGTCTCGTGCTGGCAAGCAGCATCACCGTGAGCCAGAGCTGACGGTGATGCCACCTTCTCAGGATCAGCCCCAGCAGCCCGCCGGTATTCCGTGGCCCGACCCGGCCGACATGTCCTTGGCCGTGGAGCGCGGGTTCCTCAAGCTGGCCCTGCAGTATCCCGAGCTGTTCGACGAGGAGTGGGATCAGGTCGAGGTCGAGGACCTACGCCACCCCGCCTACCGGGCGGTATTCGAGGCGATCCTGTCCGTACCACGGGGTCAGGACAGGTGGGCCGAGAAGGTCGGTGAAGCCACCAGCGACCCCCAGGTGAAACAGCTGGAGGTGGCCCTCCTCGTTGAGCCTGTGCTGCGCGAGGACCCCGACCGCAGCTACGCCGCTGCCTATGCCGCGCGGGTGCGATTGCTGTCGGTCACTGACGACATCGCCAACCTCAAGTCCCGCTTGCAGCGCACCAACCCGAACCAGGATCGCAAACTCTACGACGCAATGTTCTCCGACCTGGTGGCCTTGGAGGCATTGCGCAAGAGTCTCATCCTTGCTGGTGGAGCGACCTCAGCCTGA
- a CDS encoding alpha,alpha-trehalose-phosphate synthase (UDP-forming), whose protein sequence is MSETVQDKVDFLVIANRLPVDRKVDDDGNVSWQSSPGGLVTALEPVMQRKGGAWIGWHGAPDEVVDPFHHDGYDIHPVPLSAQEVEEYYEGFSNATLWPLYHDCVVEPVFHREWWDAYQKVNKRFAEQAAEQAAEGATVWVQDYQLTLVPMYLRQMRPDLRIGFFLHIPFPPIELYSRLPWREELVEGLLGADLVGFQTPGAAANFLRLAKRRPGVTTSRGKAHTRDGRDVIVRDFPISIDSRGFHELATSEKVQAEADKLREDLGNPETIIFGVDRLDYTKGLRQRIRAVGELFKEGKLDPDEVVFLQLATPSRERVEEYKILRDDINLLVGQINSKVGTIARRALVYRNKSVPRDVLAAMYQVADLMLVTPVRDGMNLVAKEYIACRSNDDSALVLSEFAGAARELKQAYMVNPYDIDGMKATIMQALTDSPKVKARKMRSMRRQVFDKTIDVWADDFLTELEGR, encoded by the coding sequence ATGTCGGAGACCGTCCAGGACAAGGTTGATTTCCTTGTCATCGCCAACCGCTTGCCCGTGGACCGGAAGGTCGACGATGACGGCAATGTCAGCTGGCAGTCCTCCCCCGGTGGTCTGGTGACCGCGCTTGAGCCGGTCATGCAGCGCAAGGGCGGCGCATGGATTGGATGGCATGGTGCCCCGGACGAAGTCGTCGACCCCTTCCACCATGACGGCTACGACATCCATCCGGTGCCGCTGAGTGCCCAGGAGGTCGAGGAGTACTACGAGGGTTTCTCCAACGCCACCTTGTGGCCGCTGTACCACGACTGTGTCGTTGAGCCGGTCTTCCACCGCGAGTGGTGGGACGCCTACCAGAAGGTCAACAAGCGGTTCGCCGAACAGGCTGCCGAGCAGGCTGCCGAGGGCGCCACGGTGTGGGTGCAGGATTACCAACTCACCCTCGTGCCCATGTACCTGCGCCAGATGCGTCCCGACTTGCGCATTGGGTTCTTCCTCCACATTCCGTTCCCGCCGATTGAGCTCTACAGCCGTCTGCCGTGGCGTGAGGAGCTCGTCGAGGGTCTTCTGGGAGCCGATCTCGTCGGATTCCAGACTCCCGGCGCCGCCGCCAACTTCCTGCGTCTGGCCAAGCGTCGTCCCGGTGTCACAACCTCCCGAGGCAAGGCCCACACCCGTGACGGACGTGACGTCATCGTCCGTGACTTCCCGATCTCGATCGATTCGCGTGGATTCCACGAACTGGCCACCTCCGAGAAGGTTCAGGCCGAGGCCGACAAGTTGCGTGAGGATCTGGGGAACCCGGAGACGATCATCTTCGGCGTGGATCGCCTGGACTACACCAAGGGTCTTCGCCAGCGCATCCGGGCCGTCGGAGAGTTGTTCAAGGAAGGCAAGCTCGATCCTGACGAGGTCGTCTTCCTGCAGTTGGCCACCCCGTCGCGCGAGCGTGTCGAGGAATACAAGATCTTGCGCGACGACATCAACCTCCTCGTCGGACAGATCAACTCGAAGGTGGGGACGATCGCCAGGCGAGCACTGGTCTACCGCAATAAATCGGTGCCCCGCGACGTCCTTGCTGCGATGTACCAGGTGGCTGATCTCATGCTCGTCACCCCGGTGCGCGACGGGATGAACCTTGTCGCCAAGGAGTACATCGCCTGCCGGTCCAACGATGATTCGGCCTTGGTGCTCTCCGAGTTCGCAGGCGCCGCCCGGGAGCTCAAGCAGGCCTACATGGTCAACCCCTACGACATCGACGGCATGAAGGCCACGATCATGCAGGCCCTCACGGATTCCCCGAAGGTCAAGGCCCGCAAGATGCGCTCGATGCGTCGTCAGGTTTTCGACAAGACGATTGACGTCTGGGCCGACGACTTCCTCACAGAGCTGGAAGGTCGCTGA
- a CDS encoding ABC transporter permease — protein sequence MVLLVVLTVAASLVGRLGIAKASVVASIRAVVQLGIVSFVLVYALSHLWAACLFTLLMFAIAVRTTANRSGVDKAWIWAAVSMFAGVSPVLLIIFATGCAPFSPASLIPVAGIIIGNIMSGHTLACRRFFADLREGIGIFEAGLAVGFPRHDAIALVTEPSVTESVLPTVDRTATVGLVTLPGAFVGVLLGGGSALQAGAAQALVLIGILAGQVVTVVVAHDLVTRAKLLPEDLAGKLHP from the coding sequence ATCGTGCTGCTCGTGGTGCTGACCGTCGCCGCCTCGCTTGTTGGACGGCTGGGCATCGCAAAAGCCTCTGTGGTGGCGTCGATCCGCGCTGTCGTACAGCTCGGCATCGTCTCATTCGTGCTCGTCTATGCCCTCTCCCACCTGTGGGCTGCCTGCCTGTTCACCCTGTTGATGTTTGCCATCGCAGTCCGCACGACGGCGAATCGCTCCGGAGTTGACAAGGCGTGGATATGGGCTGCGGTATCCATGTTTGCCGGTGTGAGCCCGGTCCTCCTCATCATCTTCGCGACGGGTTGCGCACCGTTTAGCCCTGCCTCCCTCATCCCGGTGGCCGGCATCATCATCGGCAACATCATGAGCGGTCACACCCTGGCCTGCCGTCGTTTCTTTGCTGATCTGCGCGAGGGTATCGGCATCTTCGAGGCCGGTCTGGCCGTCGGTTTCCCACGTCATGACGCCATCGCTTTAGTCACTGAGCCGAGCGTCACCGAATCGGTGCTGCCCACTGTCGACCGCACCGCGACCGTCGGCCTGGTGACCTTGCCGGGCGCCTTCGTCGGTGTGCTGCTCGGTGGCGGCTCGGCTCTCCAGGCCGGCGCCGCCCAAGCCCTCGTCCTCATCGGCATCTTGGCGGGTCAGGTCGTCACCGTGGTCGTGGCCCATGACCTGGTCACGAGGGCCAAGCTGCTACCCGAGGACCTTGCCGGCAAGCTTCACCCGTGA
- a CDS encoding sigma-70 family RNA polymerase sigma factor: MRYTDFIDGVVALDPADERELFRRLDAGVTADAILSGRFLASTPVTVAELTAISDDGAAARQMLWRQMLAMVLTQARQAASTHGCSFEDLVQVGCVGLGEAIERYDERRGARFSTVAWTWIRRRIGEEIVRLRGARSRAAMRESAEVARVEEELTMRTQQVPSSEAIAARMGKDIMWVEQRRGECWQIDSAVVEYVADPHDQPVSRELHLLAALPGQERRVVALRHGFEGDPMTFEAVGEELGISASSVRRIEQRALDRLRHRMRRAGTV, translated from the coding sequence ATGAGATACACCGATTTCATCGATGGTGTCGTCGCCCTGGACCCCGCTGACGAGCGTGAGCTGTTTCGCAGACTTGATGCCGGAGTCACCGCTGACGCCATCTTGTCCGGACGATTCCTGGCCTCGACGCCGGTCACCGTCGCCGAATTGACCGCGATCTCTGATGACGGGGCGGCGGCAAGGCAGATGCTGTGGCGACAGATGCTCGCCATGGTGCTCACCCAGGCCCGTCAAGCGGCCTCAACCCATGGGTGCAGCTTCGAGGACCTGGTCCAGGTCGGCTGCGTGGGGTTGGGGGAGGCCATCGAGCGCTACGACGAGCGTCGCGGGGCTCGGTTCTCGACGGTGGCCTGGACCTGGATTCGTCGTCGTATCGGTGAGGAGATCGTGCGTCTTCGCGGCGCGAGGTCACGGGCCGCGATGAGGGAGTCGGCGGAGGTGGCCCGGGTTGAGGAAGAATTGACGATGCGAACCCAGCAGGTGCCCAGCAGCGAGGCGATTGCCGCGCGCATGGGCAAGGACATCATGTGGGTCGAGCAGCGACGCGGTGAGTGCTGGCAGATCGACAGCGCCGTTGTGGAATACGTGGCTGATCCTCACGATCAGCCGGTGAGTCGGGAATTACACCTGCTCGCCGCGCTACCAGGACAGGAACGGCGTGTCGTGGCCCTGCGTCACGGATTCGAGGGGGATCCCATGACCTTTGAAGCCGTTGGTGAAGAACTGGGGATCTCGGCATCCAGCGTCAGACGCATTGAGCAGCGTGCCCTCGACCGCCTGCGTCATCGCATGAGGCGGGCTGGGACGGTGTGA
- a CDS encoding DUF6882 domain-containing protein, with amino-acid sequence MPSISLDNNRDCLEQLVEQASILLQETTLAFYDRHRSSRQVSIDLFAQPFPAMRMADLGLVYRAHFLGTFSNVSNTFLWGWENINGFPEEAITVAQNVRRFGEAAHVPEFLTPSIPVPDEQTAARIASSAVRTTGNGNFYRIPSQYGEAYYLIEGFDLGPSQVVAVQRAIGNAISSGSVHNHVDALAAYLDMRPGVSGRGTQQGLVIDCSDGSLEIGLDDQRRVAMMRFIVDERSKDGLRTFDE; translated from the coding sequence ATGCCATCCATCTCTTTGGACAACAATCGAGACTGTCTGGAACAACTCGTCGAGCAGGCCTCGATCCTTCTCCAAGAGACGACGCTCGCCTTCTACGACCGTCACCGATCCTCCAGGCAAGTTTCCATCGACCTTTTTGCCCAGCCTTTCCCTGCCATGCGCATGGCAGACCTCGGCCTTGTGTATCGCGCGCATTTCCTCGGTACCTTCTCCAACGTCTCCAACACCTTCCTGTGGGGCTGGGAAAACATCAACGGATTCCCGGAGGAAGCGATCACCGTCGCTCAGAACGTGCGCAGGTTCGGGGAGGCGGCCCACGTCCCCGAGTTCTTGACGCCCAGCATCCCCGTGCCCGATGAACAGACGGCTGCACGCATCGCATCCAGTGCGGTGCGCACCACAGGTAACGGTAACTTTTATCGCATCCCCTCGCAGTACGGTGAGGCGTACTACCTGATCGAGGGCTTCGATCTCGGCCCCTCGCAAGTGGTGGCTGTTCAGCGCGCGATTGGCAATGCGATCTCCAGCGGATCGGTACACAACCACGTCGACGCGCTCGCCGCCTACCTCGACATGCGCCCGGGTGTTTCGGGCCGTGGCACTCAGCAGGGCTTGGTCATCGACTGCTCCGACGGCAGCCTCGAGATCGGGCTCGACGATCAGCGGCGCGTCGCGATGATGCGGTTCATCGTCGACGAGCGCAGCAAGGATGGGCTACGCACCTTCGACGAGTAG
- a CDS encoding HD domain-containing protein gives MSEVGERTRAWALTMAGHRGVGDVVHAHPSGGARIETGEVVGRQMREERENLLLRPGATRADGAGNRAIAEEPDPQRTCFERDRDRIVHSTSFRRLAGKTQVVVHPTDHQRTRLTHALEVAQVARSIAVGIGANVTLADAMALGHDCGHGPGGHASEQAFDAFIPEGFDHGPWGADVSLASLNLCAETLDGIRNHSWSRPAPSTVEGEVVSFADRIAYCAHDLEDAIKAGIVTVADLPEVVVEVAGTDRRTQLSVFIRSVIDTTCETGQVGMAADVAEALAALRAFNYERIYTRPESLGQAEAVVEVLHGLVAYYQSHIDVVPAEFLQTDADRIHQVVAYVGGMTDQFAFSQATELLGWDRSRLPKGMGRGF, from the coding sequence ATGTCCGAAGTGGGAGAACGTACCCGGGCCTGGGCTTTGACGATGGCTGGTCATCGCGGCGTTGGTGACGTCGTCCATGCTCACCCGTCAGGTGGCGCGCGCATCGAGACCGGAGAGGTCGTCGGACGACAGATGCGCGAGGAGAGGGAGAACCTCCTGCTGCGTCCCGGGGCTACCCGTGCCGACGGGGCGGGGAATCGTGCCATTGCCGAGGAGCCGGACCCGCAGCGGACCTGCTTTGAAAGGGATCGCGATCGCATCGTCCACTCGACCTCGTTTCGACGGCTGGCTGGCAAGACTCAGGTCGTCGTCCATCCCACTGATCACCAGCGCACTCGGCTGACCCACGCCCTTGAGGTGGCCCAGGTGGCCCGGTCCATCGCGGTCGGCATCGGCGCCAATGTCACCTTGGCCGACGCCATGGCGCTGGGCCACGACTGTGGCCACGGCCCGGGAGGTCACGCCTCGGAGCAGGCCTTCGACGCCTTCATCCCGGAGGGTTTCGATCACGGGCCGTGGGGGGCCGACGTCAGCTTGGCCAGCCTCAATCTGTGCGCCGAGACCCTGGACGGTATCCGTAACCACTCCTGGTCGCGTCCGGCTCCCAGCACCGTGGAGGGAGAGGTCGTCTCCTTCGCTGACCGGATCGCCTACTGCGCCCATGATCTGGAGGACGCCATCAAGGCGGGGATCGTCACCGTGGCGGACCTGCCGGAGGTCGTCGTCGAGGTGGCAGGCACGGACCGACGTACCCAGCTGTCGGTATTCATTCGTTCGGTCATCGACACCACGTGTGAGACGGGGCAGGTGGGGATGGCTGCCGATGTTGCCGAGGCCCTGGCGGCCCTCCGGGCTTTCAACTACGAGCGGATCTACACCCGGCCCGAGTCACTAGGGCAGGCAGAGGCAGTTGTCGAGGTTCTCCACGGGCTGGTCGCGTACTACCAGAGCCACATCGACGTGGTCCCGGCAGAATTCCTCCAGACCGACGCCGACAGAATCCACCAGGTCGTGGCATACGTGGGCGGAATGACCGATCAGTTCGCTTTCTCCCAAGCCACCGAATTATTGGGATGGGACCGCAGCCGGCTTCCCAAGGGGATGGGTCGGGGCTTCTGA
- the otsB gene encoding trehalose-phosphatase gives MCDDGTMTDRRAPAEKSWTPLTEAGRGLLDAVAADPGSVLLALDFDGTLAPIVDDPADSAMAEESRHAMSRMDGKLAIMAIVTGREVAAVRRMTSVDEVPGLEHLVVLGQYGVERYDAASGALRDPEVPESIRIAKGRLEQLIDELAQHDPRDAGCRIEDKGRAVALHTRRAADPAHALTTAVPRVRQIAEELGLHCEDGRNIIELKSAVTTKAQALRELIDEVTPRVVIMCGDDLGDVPALDVISEWIGQGHPGARVVSYSDEQPSMADHADIICDQTEGISAFLEALADQVCSTK, from the coding sequence ATGTGTGACGATGGGACCATGACTGACCGTCGTGCCCCAGCCGAAAAGTCGTGGACCCCTCTCACCGAGGCCGGGAGGGGCCTTCTCGACGCCGTCGCCGCCGATCCGGGTTCAGTGCTGCTCGCATTGGACTTTGACGGCACCTTGGCCCCCATCGTCGACGATCCCGCAGACTCAGCCATGGCAGAGGAATCCCGACATGCGATGTCACGGATGGACGGCAAGCTCGCCATCATGGCCATCGTCACGGGCCGCGAGGTGGCCGCAGTGCGACGCATGACCAGCGTCGACGAGGTTCCCGGTCTGGAGCACCTGGTGGTGCTGGGGCAGTACGGGGTCGAGCGTTATGACGCCGCCTCCGGGGCTCTCCGAGACCCCGAAGTGCCCGAGTCGATACGCATCGCCAAGGGCCGTCTTGAACAACTCATTGATGAGCTTGCCCAGCACGATCCCCGTGACGCCGGGTGCCGGATCGAGGACAAGGGTCGCGCCGTGGCTCTGCACACCCGGCGTGCGGCTGATCCAGCCCATGCCTTGACCACCGCAGTGCCGCGAGTCCGCCAGATCGCCGAGGAACTGGGTCTCCACTGCGAGGACGGCCGCAACATCATCGAACTCAAGTCTGCCGTCACCACCAAGGCCCAGGCCCTGCGAGAGCTCATCGACGAGGTGACCCCGCGTGTGGTCATCATGTGCGGCGATGATCTGGGTGATGTCCCGGCCCTCGACGTCATCTCGGAGTGGATTGGGCAGGGCCACCCCGGTGCCCGCGTCGTCAGTTACTCCGATGAGCAGCCGTCAATGGCCGATCACGCCGACATCATCTGCGATCAGACGGAGGGAATCTCTGCCTTCCTGGAAGCTCTCGCAGACCAGGTGTGTTCTACAAAGTGA